A genomic segment from Drosophila miranda strain MSH22 chromosome 3, D.miranda_PacBio2.1, whole genome shotgun sequence encodes:
- the LOC108159748 gene encoding heterogeneous nuclear ribonucleoprotein U-like protein 2 isoform X3 — MDVAKLDKMKVVDLRNELQTRGLDTKGVKAVLIERLRAHVDGGGAGDGDGAPVTPSRRQRRTRSMSRSPSPVAAAPVATEPELETLEEEDQAGEPAAAAEKPQSESDIEAEADSAEPEAEDTVESETANAEEKPQAREPEANDEAETEEADEATTVIGQEADEPMEQAEDDANDGNEALQPLQAEQAVPEEAAEVPAEKAEPATNGDSQKMDVDEEETPAAAKAEEEQEKSEDQPHERRKRSHSRSRSRSGSRSPKHRNSGGEKREPKPAAEERTVPEDEPTIEENKVGLSWLDSDLHLRIDPTTFASAKPLTSEIYSLIWSGARANYGVRDGKVCFEVRLAEESQPENSHHFRDEPHVRGFRVGFSKPTTSLLLGEAEHSFGYCETGRKANKGEFVDYGKPYQLDDVIGCYLDLESEPCTIKYTLNGEDLGVAFEFEKSILGEEEALFPHIVTKGYEYTVNFSDGEQLLVNAERPTRKRRKHRKEEDKDDDKDDNDGEKWKVLDEATADDDEVEKKDDDAKTSSEKADEEDSDKREKSEEEEKPAPKVETEAEAEAEITTEDVEKKPEATETVETAEPSSTEASGETEAVSNGDANAEKASEEAPSEEQKSSTANDEEDDDGPSPNKRIKTDEDSEKTETAKEKEEDKSQSRDDEYEEVVPEPRDTVALLSDYVLIGLVAVEQLIAGPQRAGSRKECEVILLVGLPGAGKTHWTHKQVADNADKRYEVIGPDSIIAKMTIDGASRKTVHKGRWDKVLEICLNSLGALEDIAMKRRRNFILDQPTSLCPRWSLAGSMT; from the exons ATGGATGTGGCTAAGCTGGATAAAATGAAGGTGGTGGACTTGCGCAACGAGCTACAAACGCGCGGTCTGGACACCAAAGGAGTCAAAGCCGTGCTCATTGAGCGCCTCCGGGCACATGTCGATGGTGGCGGAGCCGGCGACGGAG ATGGCGCACCAGTCACACCAAGCCGACGTCAGCGTCGCACGCGCTCAATGTcccgctctccctctcccgttgcAGCTGCACCCGTCGCCACAGAGCCAGAGCTCGAGACCCTGGAAGAGGAAGACCAGGCAGGAGAACCAGCCGCAGCCGCCGAGAAGCCGCAATCAGAGTCGGATATCGAGGCGGAGGCCGATTCAGCAGAGCCGGAGGCAGAGGACACAGTCGAGTCCGAAACTGCCAATGCTGAGGAGAAGCCACAAGCCAGAGAACCTGAGGCAAACGacgaggcagagacagaggaaGCCGATGAAGCCACTACCGTAATAGGCCAAGAAGCAGACGAGCCGATGGAGCAGGCCGAAGACGATGCCAACGATGGCAACGAGGCGCTGCAGCCGCTCCAAGCAGAGCAGGCTGTCCCAGAGGAGGCCGCAGAGGTCCCAGCTGAGAAGGCTGAGCCGGCTACAAACGGCGACAGCCAGAAAATGGACGTCGATGAGGAGGAGACGCCTGCTGCCGCCAAGGCGGAAGAAGAACAGGAAAAGTCTGAGGACCAGCCTCATGAGCGTCGCAAACGCTCGCACAGTCGGTCGCGCTCCCGCAGTGGCTCCCGCTCGCCCAAGCATCGCAACAGCGGCGGAGAGAAGCGCGAGCCCAAGCCAGCTGCCGAGGAGCGCACGGTGCCAGAGGATGAGCCCACGATCGAGGAGAATAAAGTGGGCCTAAGCTGGC TGGACTCCGATTTGCATCTTCGCATCGATCCGACCACATTTGCTTCGGCCAAGCCCCTGACATCTGAGATTTATTCCCTGATTTGGTCTGGAGCTCGCGCCAACTACGGAGTGCGCGATGGTAAGGTCTGCTTTGAGGTGCGCCTCGCTGAGGAATCGCAGCCGGAAAATTCCCATCATTTCCGGGATGAGCCGCATGTGCGCGGCTTTCGCGTTGGCTTCTCGAAGCCGACGACTTCGCTGCTCTTAGGCGAAGCCGAACATTCCTTTGGCTACTGCGAGACCGGACGCAAGGCCAATAAGGGTGAGTTCGTAGACTATGGCAAGCCCTACCAGCTGGACGACGTCATTGGATGCTATCTGGATCTGGAGAGCGAGCCGTGCACCATCAAGTATACCCTCAACGGAGAGGATCTGGGGGTGGCATTTGAGTTCGAGAAGAGCATCCTGGGCGAGGAGGAGGCCCTCTTTCCGCATATTGTGACCAAGGGCTACGAGTACACGGTGAACTTCTCGGATGGCGAGCAGCTGCTGGTGAACGCTGAGAGGCCAACGCGCAAGCGCCGCAAGCATCGCAAGGAAGAGGATAAGGACGACGACAAAGATGATAACGATGGCGAAAAGTGGAAGGTTCTGGACGAGGCCACCGCCGACGACGATGAGGTCGAGAAAAAGGATGATGATGCGAAGACATCTTCGGAAAAGGCCGATGAGGAGGATTCTGATAAACGAGAGAAATCCGAAGAGGAAGAAAAACCGGCACCAAAGGTGGAGAcagaagcagaggcagaggcagagatcACAACAGAAGATGTTGAAAAGAAGCCAGAAGCTACTGAAACTGTGGAAACAG CTGAGCCATCGTCTACTGAAGCCTCTGGGGAGACAGAAGCAGTTTCGAATGGCGATGCCAACGCTGAGAAGGCAAGTGAGGAGGCACCATCAGAGGAACAGAAATCCTCGACCGCCAATGATGAAGAGGACGACGATGGACCCTCGCCCAACAAGCGCATCAAGACCGACGAAGACTCCGAAAAGACGGAGACTGCGAAGGAAAAGGAAGAGGATAAGTCACAGTCGCGTGATGATGAGTACGAGGAAGTGGTTCCCGAACCCAGAGATACAGTCGCTCTGCTGTCGGACTATGTGCTGATTGGCCTGGTGGCTGTGGAGCAACTGATTGCCGGACCACAACGCGCCGGTTCGCGCAAGGAGTGCGAGGTCATTCTTCTAGTGGGTCTGCCCGGTGCCGGCAAAACCCACTGGACCCACAAGCAGGTGGCAGATAACGCTGACAAGCGGTACGAGGTCATTGGACCCGATTCCATCATAGCCAAGATGACG ATCGATGGCGCCTCTCGCAAGACGGTGCACAAGGGCCGTTGGGATAAGGTGCTGGAGATATGCTTGAATAGCTTGGGAGCCCTAGAAGATATCGCCATGAAGCGGCGTCGCAATTTCATCCTCGATCAG
- the LOC108159703 gene encoding uncharacterized protein LOC108159703 isoform X2, giving the protein MKRDVSTSTIGRDEARRPLMEAYMFQRRLLLGCSLLMVISLIIWILAISTDHWIIISGGTGIFIPESRRFFMSSHSGLWRHCRNTIVPNALTNAQVVRNFSSMSYTSQTNINDAKRNLSHMDFVKHFAEEKLNETDSFTESARRRMFAHWARGEEEEFQTFRNAFRKLVMSTEENQRQFNATAIKPIPIDPLDVNGIIARKTFGSALQRVKYNNTWSYYVIPEVAQEAIFSNWTNYPLVVRLLATYIRDINIPAFVLNDERVILILVPPLPPKRGGHTAFYSYIPNQRCKYIDMFPNSNTLRNEPGFDDEVMDYIRTQASFACITLFVMSLGAVFSFYTFMNPRYMFKRLAGGIHLVAASTALVVLQVLFSSIDYTKDHLFYAYPDGAELTYGYGVYLAWFTFVDNIFCGLMFLWYSGKKKGAKAPNDEVAMADEPTIMGR; this is encoded by the exons ATGAAGCGCGACGTGTCCACATCGACAATTGGTCGGGACGAGGCCCGCCGTCCGCTGATGGAGGCTTACATGTTTCAGCGCCGTCTTCTGCTGGGATGCAGTCTGCTGATGGTCATCTCTCTGATAATCTGGATTTTGGCCATATCAACAGATCACTGGATCATTATATCCGGCGGAACAG GCATCTTCATACCGGAGTCCAGACGCTTCTTCATGTCCTCGCACTCGGGACTGTGGCGGCATTGTCGGAATACAATCGTGCCTAATGCCCTGACCAATGCTCAGGTTGTCCGAAACTTCAGCTCGATGTCATACACCTCCCAGACGAACATCAACGATGCCAAGCGCAACCTCTCACACATGGACTTCGTTAAGCACTTTGCAGAGGAAAAACTGAACGAGACGGATAGCTTCACGGAGTCGGCCCGTCGTCGCATGTTCGCGCATTGGGCACGTGGTGAAGAGGAGGAGTTTCAGACGTTTCGCAACGCCTTCCGCAAGCTGGTCATGTCCACAGAGGAGAACCAGCGCCAGTTTAATGCGACAGCCATCAAGCCCATACCCATCGATCCCTTGGACGTCAATGGCATCATAGCGCGGAAGACCTTTGGCTCCGCCCTGCAGCGTGTCAAGTACAACAACACGTGGTCCTACTATGTGATACCGGAGGTGGCCCAGGAAGCTATATTCAGCAACTGGACAAACTACCCGCTGGTCGTTCGTCTCCTGGCCACCTACATTCGCGACATCAACATACCCGCCTTTGTACTTAATGATGAGCGTGTGATCCTGATACTggtgccgccgctgccgccgaaAAGGGGCGGGCACACAGCCTTCTACAGTTACATACCCAACC AGCGCTGCAAATATATCGACATGTTCCCCAACTCCAACACACTGCGAAACGAGCCCGGCTTCGACGACGAGGTGATGG ACTACATCCGAACGCAGGCATCGTTTGCCTGCATCACACTGTTCGTCATGAGCCTGGGCGCCGTCTTCTCCTTCTACACGTTCATGAATCCTCGATACATGTTTAAGCGGCTGGCCGGCGGCATTCACCTGGTGGCTGCGTCCACAGCTCTGGTTGTTCTCCAGGTTCTTTTCTCATCCATTGACTACACAAAGGACCACCTGTTCTATGCATATCCGGATGGTGCGGAGTTAAC GTATGGATATGGCGTCTACTTGGCCTGGTTCACATTTGTGGATAACATTTTCTGCGGTCTAATGTTCCTGTGGTATTCTGGCAAGAAGAAGGGTGCCAAGGCGCCCAATGACGAGGTGGCCATGGCGGACGAGCCAACTATAATGGGCAGATAA
- the LOC108159703 gene encoding uncharacterized protein LOC108159703 isoform X1 — protein sequence MKRDVSTSTIGRDEARRPLMEAYMFQRRLLLGCSLLMVISLIIWILAISTDHWIIISGGTGIFIPESRRFFMSSHSGLWRHCRNTIVPNALTNAQVVRNFSSMSYTSQTNINDAKRNLSHMDFVKHFAEEKLNETDSFTESARRRMFAHWARGEEEEFQTFRNAFRKLVMSTEENQRQFNATAIKPIPIDPLDVNGIIARKTFGSALQRVKYNNTWSYYVIPEVAQEAIFSNWTNYPLVVRLLATYIRDINIPAFVLNDERVILILVPPLPPKRGGHTAFYSYIPNQRCKYIDMFPNSNTLRNEPGFDDEVMVGWYFLSDYIRTQASFACITLFVMSLGAVFSFYTFMNPRYMFKRLAGGIHLVAASTALVVLQVLFSSIDYTKDHLFYAYPDGAELTYGYGVYLAWFTFVDNIFCGLMFLWYSGKKKGAKAPNDEVAMADEPTIMGR from the exons ATGAAGCGCGACGTGTCCACATCGACAATTGGTCGGGACGAGGCCCGCCGTCCGCTGATGGAGGCTTACATGTTTCAGCGCCGTCTTCTGCTGGGATGCAGTCTGCTGATGGTCATCTCTCTGATAATCTGGATTTTGGCCATATCAACAGATCACTGGATCATTATATCCGGCGGAACAG GCATCTTCATACCGGAGTCCAGACGCTTCTTCATGTCCTCGCACTCGGGACTGTGGCGGCATTGTCGGAATACAATCGTGCCTAATGCCCTGACCAATGCTCAGGTTGTCCGAAACTTCAGCTCGATGTCATACACCTCCCAGACGAACATCAACGATGCCAAGCGCAACCTCTCACACATGGACTTCGTTAAGCACTTTGCAGAGGAAAAACTGAACGAGACGGATAGCTTCACGGAGTCGGCCCGTCGTCGCATGTTCGCGCATTGGGCACGTGGTGAAGAGGAGGAGTTTCAGACGTTTCGCAACGCCTTCCGCAAGCTGGTCATGTCCACAGAGGAGAACCAGCGCCAGTTTAATGCGACAGCCATCAAGCCCATACCCATCGATCCCTTGGACGTCAATGGCATCATAGCGCGGAAGACCTTTGGCTCCGCCCTGCAGCGTGTCAAGTACAACAACACGTGGTCCTACTATGTGATACCGGAGGTGGCCCAGGAAGCTATATTCAGCAACTGGACAAACTACCCGCTGGTCGTTCGTCTCCTGGCCACCTACATTCGCGACATCAACATACCCGCCTTTGTACTTAATGATGAGCGTGTGATCCTGATACTggtgccgccgctgccgccgaaAAGGGGCGGGCACACAGCCTTCTACAGTTACATACCCAACC AGCGCTGCAAATATATCGACATGTTCCCCAACTCCAACACACTGCGAAACGAGCCCGGCTTCGACGACGAGGTGATGG TGGGTTGGTATTTCCTTTCAGACTACATCCGAACGCAGGCATCGTTTGCCTGCATCACACTGTTCGTCATGAGCCTGGGCGCCGTCTTCTCCTTCTACACGTTCATGAATCCTCGATACATGTTTAAGCGGCTGGCCGGCGGCATTCACCTGGTGGCTGCGTCCACAGCTCTGGTTGTTCTCCAGGTTCTTTTCTCATCCATTGACTACACAAAGGACCACCTGTTCTATGCATATCCGGATGGTGCGGAGTTAAC GTATGGATATGGCGTCTACTTGGCCTGGTTCACATTTGTGGATAACATTTTCTGCGGTCTAATGTTCCTGTGGTATTCTGGCAAGAAGAAGGGTGCCAAGGCGCCCAATGACGAGGTGGCCATGGCGGACGAGCCAACTATAATGGGCAGATAA
- the LOC108159704 gene encoding ataxin-10, protein MTLSIEMEHSNEHSETNDIVQRIVGLSLPENAEEVTGLLKGLRLLLTKSSTAQETVAKNAAFSSLIEAMAFNPQMRTELSTIHTLTLQVLANTVVNNGPAQTLVWTQHGKKIADQVCAAPLGSSNNVLLMVMYNIYLNGCGLISNDLALQTCVRLWQAINDAHCTLNFEYLHFFLENFIVSNGRVGVGCYQRLSTEERIAFLDYVTHYLRENSPNGKLAPILLQHFAKEFRLKSDCILRETIKLRHELHPREVHTLLRIIASVSGSEEYANTYVEDQSLFINVSSLLRCVVAAGKEADGGGFDKPMTKLEEVALTSGVDAEYEKKVSYELKTLLVRCSANLLYENKQNKGYCIDTQLLPTLLECTVMDARNPLMREWSILAIRNACINCPEAQQIVAGLTMQGSAPNDLLSELNLDMGALRITDRSQ, encoded by the exons atgACTCTGTCTATCGAAATGGAGCATTCCAACGAG CACAGCGAAACCAACGATATAGTTCAACGGATTGTGGGCTTAAGCCTGCCCGAAAATGCCGAGGAGGTCACAGGCTTGCTCAAGGGCCTGCGCCTTCTGCTCACCAAAAGCAGCACCGCTCAAGAGACTGTGGCAAAAAATGCAGCGTTTTCCAGCTTAATAGAAGCGATGGCTTTTAATCCCCAAATGCGCACCGAGCTAAGTACAATCCACACACTCACGCTGCAGGTGTTGGCCAATACTGTGGTGAACAACGGTCCTGCTCAAACACTCGTCTGGACACAGCATGGCAAAAAGATAGCCGATCAGGTCTGCGCCGCTCCCTTGGGAAGCTCGAACAACGTGTTGCTCATGGTTATGTACAACATTTATCTTAACGGCTGCGGCCTGATCAGTAACGACCTGGCTCTCCAGACCTGCGTCCGCTTGTGGCAGGCCATCAACGATGCACATTGCACCTTAAACTTTGAGTATTTGCACTTCTTTCTGGAAAACTTCATTGTGTCGAATGGGCGGGTCGGTGTGGGCTGTTATCAGCGACTGAGCACCGAGGAGCGCATAGCCTTCCTGGATTATGTGACGCACTATCTGCGCGAGAACAGTCCGAACGGGAAACTGGCTCCAATCCTGCTGCAGCACTTTGCCAAGGAGTTTCGACTGAAGTCTGACTGCATTTTGCGGGAAACGATCAAGCTGCGCCACGAACTGCATCCCAGGGAAGTCCACACGCTCCTGCGCATCATTGCCAGTGTCAGCGGCTCCGAAGAATATGCCAACACGTATGTGGAAGATCAGTCACTGTTCATAAATGTTAGCAGCTTGTTGCGCTGCGTGGTAGCGGCAGGCAAGGAGGCAGACGGTGGCGGTTTTGACAAGCCAATGACCAAGCTGGAAGAGGTGGCCCTCACCTCCGGCGTGGATGCGGAGTACGAAAAGAAGGTTTCCTACGAGCTGAAAACGCTCCTGGTACGCTGCTCGGCCAATTTGTTGTACGAGAACAAGCAGAACAAGGGCTACTGCATTGACACACAGCTGCTGCCAACTCTGCTCGAGTGCACGGTGATGGATGCCCGTAATCCTT TAATGCGCGAATGGAGCATTCTGGCCATACGCAATGCCTGCATAAACTGCCCAGAGGCTCAGCAGATTGTCGCCGGCCTAACCATGCAGGGCTCGGCCCCCAATGACCTCCTCAGCGAACTCAATCTGGATATGGGCGCGTTGCGCATCACGGACAGAAGCCAATAA
- the LOC117187915 gene encoding uncharacterized protein LOC117187915, producing MSLRALRKRESGNCGSNNYTTTNNNNNSSVRTLFKKASTATTSPKQRSLALKSSTSNSNLDVQKLIHQRKLLGRATQSCPDLRTCVKYSANNSLLRSKSESDVGTVALAGNSGVPLTATNAKSEVCLQRISSHSYEPQQRSANRTTMMGGARSHRDLTQSSYGSSVGGHASDLEPVRPPRRMSECSLGYSQTSGGGYPRRNGSMFASQMTLSSGSAAPVDPNAVLRVPIIGYEVMEERARFTVYKLRVENPESNDCWLVMRRYTDFVRLNGKLKQAYPKISLMLPRKKLFGDNFNAVFLDNRVQGLQIFVNSVMAKEELRRCKLVREFFCLDEPPSYSESMEECRAIFEAQEETITHLKMQIQNKNDLILSLQQKLREEMSEKEQLREALKNVNLNCSHCSSANDSLGLK from the exons ATGTCCCTGCGTGCTCTCAGAAAACGAGAATCGGGAAACTGTGGCAGCAACAACTACaccaccaccaacaacaacaataacagcTCGGTGAGAACGCTCTTTAAGAAGGCCAGCACAGCAACAACGTCACCGAAGCAGCGCTCATTAGCGCTAAAATCGTCAACTTCTAACAGCAATTTAGACgttcaaaaactaatccatcAGCGTAAGCTGCTGGGCCGCGCCACCCAGTCTTGCCCCGATCTAAGGACCTGCGTCAAGTATTCTGCCAATAACAGCCTGTTGCGCAGCAAGTCGGAGAGTGATGTGGGTACAGTAGCCTTGGCTGGCAACTCTGGTGTTCCTCTGACGGCGACCAACGCAAAGTCGGAAGTGTGTCTGCAGAGAATCAGCTCGCACAGCTACGAGCCACAGCAGCGGTCTGCAAACAGGACTACGATGATGGGTGGTGCGCGTTCGCATCGGGACCTCACCCAGTCCTCCTATGGCAGCAGTGTGGGGGGCCATGCGAGCGATCTGGAGCCTGTCAGGCCCCCGCGACGCATGAGCGAGTGTAGCCTGGGATACAGTCAGACCAGTGGCGGCGGCTACCCACGACGCAACGGCTCCATGTTTGCGAGCCAAATGACTCTGTCGTCGGGCTCGGCGGCACCTGTTGATCCCAATGCAGTGCTGCGCGTGCCAATAATTGGCTACGAGGTGATGGAGGAGCGTGCCCGTTTTACGGTCTACAAACTACGCGTAGAGAACCCGGAATCGAATGACTGCTGGCTGGTAATGCGACGCTACACGGACTTTGTCCGGCTAAACGGCAAGCTAAAGCAGGCCTACCCCAAGATATCGTTGATGCTGCCACGCAAGAAGCTCTTCGGGGACAATTTCAATGCCGTCTTCCTGGACAACCGAGTGCAGGGGCTCCAAATATTTGTCAACTCCGTAATGGCCAAAGAGGAGTTGCGCAGGTGCAAGCTGGTGCGAGAGTTCTTCTGCCTGGACGAGCCGCCCTCGTATTCGGAATCTATGGAGGAGTGTCGG GCAATATTCGAGGCGCAGGAGGAGACCATCACTCACCTgaagatgcagatacagaatAAAAACGATCTCATACTCAGTTTGCAGCAAAAACTCCGTGAGGAGATGAGCGAAAAGGAGCAGCTCAGGGAGGCATTAAA AAACGTCAACTTGAACTGCTCGCACTGCTCCTCGGCCAACGACAGTCTGGGCTTGAAATAG
- the LOC108159706 gene encoding SH3 domain-containing protein Dlish: MAFLCPVRMRRDKKKATSASIERDLPAVGGLGMGRITGSSSIETLVRVGIEKEHGLSPDSKMVVLHDFTPCVDDELEVKRGQLVNILYRENDWVYVIGQDSRQEGFIPFSYCAPCNTQLAELAVKKKLPREHCPEQPIDENMPLLGAENKLDALCDDPIPVANANGSSNNIENSLHVEPECTPFIKEPSGRCIVLYTFIARDENDLSVERGEFVTVLNREDPDWFWIMRSDGQEGFVPAGFIYPADSVRVLQQQKTPLNENNIQHHSTLNAMESILQQGQQPQPLQQQQQPQQLGLGQDDLRYHGTELVMLYDYKAQAPDDLYLSVRRGDWIYADLNNQTVDGWLWAYAPKTRKYGFIPKAYARPPAMTSL; encoded by the exons ATGGCCTTTCTCTGCCCCGTGCGCATGCGGCGCGATAAGAAGAAAG CCACAAGTGCGAGCATTGAGAGGGACCTGCCTGCAGTGGGAGGCCTCGGCATGGGACGTATAACTGGCTCCTCCAGCATTGAGACTCTGGTACGGGTGGGCATTGAAAAGGAACACGGTCTCAG TCCAGACTCCAAAATGGTTGTGCTGCACGACTTTACGCCCTGCGTAGACGACGAACTGGAAGTGAAGCGGGGCCAGTTGGTGAACATACTGTACAGGGAAAACGATTGGGTCTATGTGATCGGTCAGGATTCGCGGCAGGAGGGCTTCATACCATTCTCCTATTGCGCCCCATGCAACACCCAGCTGGCCGAATTGGCCGTGAAGAAGAAACTACCGCGGGAACACTGCCCGGAGCAGCCAATCGATGAGAATATGCCGCTCCTGGGCGCAGAAAACAAACTGGATGCTCTCTGCGATGACCCGATTCCTGTAGCCAACGCCAATGGTTCATCCAACAACATTGAGAATAGTTTGCACGTCGAGCCAGAATGCACGCCGTTTATAAAGGAGCCATCCGGACGATGCATTGTCCTGTACACCTTCATAGCCCGCGATGAGAACGATTTGTCGGTGGAGCGGGGGGAATTTGTGACCGTCTTGAACCGCGAGGATCCCGACTGGTTTTGGATCATGCGCAGCGATGGCCAAGAGGGATTCGTGCCTGCCGGCTTCATCTATCCCGCCGACAGTGTGCGTgtcctgcagcagcagaaaactCCGCTCAACGAGAACAATATACAGCATCATTCCACCCTGAATGCCATGGAATCCATTTTGCAGCAGGgccagcagccgcagccgctgcagcagcagcagcaaccacagcAGCTGGGTCTGGGCCAGGACGACCTGCGCTATCATGGCACAGAGCTGGTCATGCTCTACGACTATAAGGCGCAGGCTCCCGACGATCTTTATCTATCCGTACGTCGTGGCGATTGGATATATGCCGATCTGAACAATCAGACGGTGGATGGTTGGCTCTGGGCCTATGCGCCCAAGACGCGAAAATACGGGTTCATTCCAAAGGCCTACGCCCGCCCGCCCGCCATGACAAGTCTTTGA